GCTCGCTGTCACCCAACCAGACCTAGAAGGCAGAGACATGCTCGTCTCGGCGCAGACGGGTTCGGGCAAGACCGTGGGCTTTGGCCTCGCGATTGCTGGCTCGGTTCTGGGCGAGGCTGAGGCCTTTGGCCCCGCGTCCGCCCCTCTGGCCTTGGTGATTGCGCCGACGCGCGAGCTTGCCTTGCAGGTGAAACGCGAGTTCGTTTGGCTCTATGGCAACACAGGAGCCCAGATTGCTTCGACTGTTGGTGGCATGGATATGCGTGACGAACGCCGCGCACTGGACCGCGGCGCGCATGTTGTTGTGGCGACGCCAGGCCGTCTGCGCGACCATATCATGCGGGGCAGTATTGACCTCTCAGAGCTGAAGGCCGTCGTACTGGACGAAGCTGACGAAATGCTGGACCTTGGCTTTCGCGAAGATCTTGAGTTTATTCTCTCTGAAGCCCCAGAAGAGCGCCAGACCTTGCTCTTTTCGGCGACTGTGCCTGCGGCGATCGCCAAGCTGGCCAAGAGCTATCAGAAAGATGCTGTGCGCGTTGAAACTGTTGCTGAGGAGAAGCAGCACGCCGACATCACTTATGAGGCACTGAATGTGTCGCAGCGCGATGCGGAAAACGCGATCATCAATGTGTTGCGCTATCACGAAGCGCCTAACACAATCATTTTTGGCAACACCCGTGCAATTGTGAACCGTCTCACAACACGGCTTTCAAACCGCGGCTTTGCTGTTGTCGCGCTGTCGGGAGAGTTGAGCCAAGCTGAGCGCACCCACGCCTTGCAGGCAATGCGCGACGGTCGTGCCCGGGTATGTGTGGCAACGGATGTCGCTGCGCGCGGGATCGACTTGCCCAAACTTGACCTCGTTATTCATGCTGAGCTTCCGAACAACCACGAAACGCTTTTGCACCGTTCAGGCCGTACAGGCCGCGCGGGGCGCAAGGGTACGTCTGTTCTGATTGTGCCGCCGAAGGCGCGTAAAAAGGCAGAGCGCCTTTTGAGCTGGGCAAAATTGACTGCCAACTGGGCAGAAGCGCCATCAGCGGACGCGGTTCTTGAGCGCGACGCCGAGCGGATGCTCGCGGATCCGGCATGGCATGAAGCCGTGCCTGAGTCCGAGGCTTCGCGTGTGGCTATGTTGGCTGAAGCCTTTACAGCTGAGCAGCTGGCAGCGGCATATTTGCGCCTCTACCAGCAGCATCACTCAGCACCTGAAGACCTTGCGAACTCTGGGGCCTCTGAGCCGCGCGCTCCGCGTGAGCCCTTTGGGCCGAGTGTCTGGTTTGCTTTGGCTGGTGGCAACAACGGCGGAGCCGAGCCACGCCGTGTCTTGCCAGCGATCTGTACGGCAGGCGGGCTGAACAAAACTGACATCGGCGCGATCCGTATTGGGCCAGATGAGAGCTATATCGAAATTCGCCAAGCCAGTGTTGCGAGTTTCCTGAGCGCCTTGGGCGACGGAATGAAAGTGGAGGGAGCCGCGATCAAGAAGCTTGATACAGCGCCTGATCTCGCAAATCTTCCCAAGCCGACCTTTAAGCCACGCGACAGCAAGCCACGCTTTGACAAAGGGCGTGGTGGTGACAAACCACGGTATGACAAGCCAAAGGGTGACGGCCCACGGGGTGATAAACCGCGCTATGACAGGCCCACGGGCGATGCCCCCCGCGGTGACAAGCCACGTTTTGACAAACCCAAGGGCGATAAGCCACGGTTTGACAAACCTAAGGGTGAGACACCTTGGGGTGAGAAGCCTCGCTATGAGAAGCCAAAGGGTGAGCGTCCGTCAAAGCCAAAGCGCCCTGAAGACAGCCGCCCCAAAGGCGTTGTAAGCGAGCCGAAGAAGCCAGCGGGCAAGAAGCCTGCGCCACGGAACGCGGCCAACCCTTCAGAGCGGATGGATTCTAAGGGCAAACGTCCTGCGCGCGGCGCGGCGGCGGCTGGCGGCGACAAGCCACGCTGGAAGACTGCTGGCAAGAAAGGCCCGAGCGACGGCACTGCTCCGCCTAAGGGCAAAGGCAAGCCAAGCTCAAAGAAGAACAAGGCACGCCGAGCCGAGTCTGATGGCGGCGCTAAAGGCGGAAACTTTGCGCCTAAGCGTAAAGGCTAAAAAAGCTTAGGGGCGCTTGATGTGGTTGACGTGACCCATCTTGCGCCCTTTTTTCACTTCGGCCTTGCCGTAGAGGTGAAGCGCTGCATCAGCTGACTTTGCAAGCTCTGGCACGCGGTCCATATCGTCGCCAATCAGGTTTTCCATGACAATATCCGCGTGACGCGCACCATTGCCCAAGGGCCAGCCCGCGACGGCGCGGATGTGCTGTTCAAACTGATCAACCGTGCAGCCGTTTTGTGTCCAGTGGCCTGAATTGTGAACGCGCGGGGCGATTTCATTGACGAGCAGGCCATTGGGTGTGACGAAAAGCTCGACACCCATGACGCCGACGTACTCAAGTGCATTGAGGACGCGCGCCGCGAGCAGGACAGCATCTGTGCGCAGGCTTGCGGGGATCACGGCAGGCACAGTCGTCGTGCGTAGAATGCCGCCCTCGTGGACGTTTTCCCCAGGATCATAGCAGGACACTTCGCCTGACGGCCCGCGCGCTGCGATGATGCTGATTTCTTTGGTGAAGCTGATGAAGCCTTCCAGCACAGACGGAGCCCCGGCCATCGCTTCCCATGCGGGGGCGATATCGGCTTCGGTCTCAAGGCGCGCTTGGCCCTTGCCATCATAGCCGAAGCGGCATGTCTTGAGGATTGCTGGGAGGCCCACTTTGGCGACGGCTGCGCGCAGATCTTCTTCTGAATTGACATGGGCGTAGGGCGCGACTGTCAGGCCGAGGTTTGTGAGGAAGTCTTTTTCGATCAGGCGGTCCTGAGAGATTCGCAGGGCCTCGCGTGAGGGGTGAATAGGGCGGATGGCTTCGAGCGTATCTAGCGCGGATGTGGGAATATTTTCGAACTCATAGGTGATCACATCGACGCTGTCGGCGAATTTTTTGAGAGCGCTTTCGTCTTCGTAGCTGGCTTGCAAATGGTAGTTCGCAACATGGCTGGCAGGGCAGTCTCCGGCAGGCTCGAACACACAAGTTTTGAAGCCGAGACGGGCTGCGGCAACTGAGAGCATACGCCCAAGCTGGCCTCCGCCGAGAATGCCGATGGTGCTGCCTTGGGCGAGAGGGTTAGTCATCTGTGGGTTCCTCGGGGATGGAGGCGGAGAGGGCCTCGCGCCATGTGTCAAGGCGTGCTGCCAGTTCTGCGTCTTGCAAGGCAAGGATGCCCGCGGCCATCAGGCCAGCGTTGGCTGCGCCTGCAGAGCCGATCGCCATTGTTGCGACTGGGAAGCCTTTGGGCATCTGGACGATGGAATAGAGGCTATCAACGCCTGAGAGCGCCTTGGTCTGTACAGGTACGCCAACCACAGGCACGCGGGTCTTGGAGGCCATCATACCAGGGAGGTGGGCGGCGCCACCAGCGCCAGCGATGATCACTTGAAGGCCACGCGCGGCGGCCTCTTTTCCATAGGTCCAGAGACGGTCTGGTGTGCGGTGTGCAGAGACAATTTTTGTCTCATAGCTCACGCCCAGTTCGTCAAGAACGATGGCGGCTTCTTTCATTGTGGCCCAGTCTGACTGGCTGCCCATAATGATCCCGATTTTGACACTCATGACGTAGCTCCGATCCTTAAGAAGCGCGCACTATAGGCGGTTTTGGTGGCGGCGCAATGGCACGGCGTTTCAGGCGATAATGTCAGGAAGAAGCCTGTCTTCGATCAGCGCGATTTTGTCTTTTAGCTGGAGCTTTTGTTTTTTCAGGCGGCGTATCGTGAGCTGGTCGGCTGTGCCCTTCTCAATAAGTGCTTCGATGGCTTGATCCAGATCGCGATGCTCGTGCTTGAAGACTTCAAGCTCAAACCGCAGCACGTCTTCGTTCTTCATCGCGAGGTCATTGGGGGCATTCATTGGCGCTGTGATTCCATTTGGGGCAAGAGCTGTAAGATACTGAAAGAATGCATTTTCGCAAAGCTCTTGCAGAGCTTGTGCAGCTTTCCCATATTAGAGGAAGTCAGGTTGCCACAATGGGGCCTGTGAATACACACTGTCGCTTAAGCAAAAAGGGCGTGTCATGAGCAAACTTACTTTGGGATCACATCCCTATCTCTTGGGCTTTGAACAGCTGGAGCGCCTTTTGGAGCGCACGGCCAAGTCTGGCAACGAGGGCTACCCTCCTTTCAATATTGAGCAAACCTCGCACAATTCCTATCGCATCACGCTTGCCGTTGCTGGCTTTGCGGAGGAAGACCTAGCGATCACAATCGAAGACAAGCAGCTTGTTATTCGTGGTCGTCAGTCAGACGACAGCGAGGAGCGGGTCTTTCTGCACCGTGGGATCGCGGCGCGCCAGTTCCAACGCTCTTTTGTCTTGGCTGATGGGGTCGAGGTGGGCGAAGCCCTCATCGAGAATGGACTTTTGCATATTGATCTTACACGCGCGGAGCCTGAGCAGGTTGTGCAGACGATCAAGATCAAGTCGGGCAAAAAGTAAGGAGAGACAATATGAATACAGTTTATGATTTTGCGGACGATGTTGAGCAGCCGATTGTGTATGTACGCGAAGTGGCACTCGCGGATCTTCCTGAAGAGGTTCGCGCCGAAGCGACGGGGCTGAAAAAGCTCTATGCGTTGCATGATGCATCGGGTGAGCGCTTGGCCCTTGTGAAGGACCGCAAGCTTGCCTTCATGCTGGCGCGTCAGAACGATATGACGCCTGTTACGGCGCACTAAGCGACACGCATTGATAGAAAAGGCGCGGTGCTGATGCCCGCGCCTTTTTGCGTTGCTGGTGTATGCCTTACTGAGCGGCGATCAGGCCCATGCTTTCAAGCTTGAGCAGCACTTGGTGTGCGCAATTGTCGACATCGACATTCTCGGTTTCGACGCTGAGTTCAGGGCTGGCCGGAACATCATAGGGGTCTGAAATTCCTGTGAACTCTTTGATCTTTCCTTCACGCGCGAGTTTGTAGAGACCTTTACGGTCGCGGCGCTCGCATTCTTCAATACTGGTGGCGACGTGGACTTCCACAAAGGCACCAAAGGCCTCGACGTCTTCACGGACGGCGCGGCGGGTGGTGGCGTAGGGCGCGATTGGAGCGCAGATGGCGATGCCGCCGTTCTTTGTAATTTCGCTTGCAACATAGCCGATGCGGCGGATGTTCAGATCGCGGTGCTCTTTTGAGAAGCCAAGCTCTGAGGAGAGGTTTTTGCGAACGATATCGCCATCAAGCAGAGTGACAGGACGGCCACCCATTTCCATCAGCTTGACCATGAGGGCGTTGGCGATGGTGGATTTGCCTGACCCCGAGAAGCCTGTGAAGAACACGGTAAAGCCTTGCTGTGAGCGTGGCGGGCGGGTTTTGCGCAGTTCTGATACGACTTCGGGGAATGAGAACCATTCTGGGATCTCCAAGCCCTCAGCGAGGCGGCGGCGTAGTTCTGTGCCGGAAATGTTGAGAATTGTGACATCGTCTTTGTCTTTGATTTCGTCCATTGGCTCGTATTGGGCGCGCTCGGCGACCCAGACCATATGCTTGAAGTCCACCATTTCGATTCCGATTTCGTCTTGGTGGGTGCGGAAGAGGTCTTGGGCGTCATAGGGGCCGTAGAAGTCCTCGCCTGCGGAGTTTTTACCGGGGCCAGCGTGGTCGCGACCCACGATGAAGTGTGTGCAGCCGTGGTTGGCACGGATCAGGCCATGCCAGACCGCTTCACGCGGGCCTGCCATGCGCATCGCAAGATTGAGCAGGCTCATTGATGTCGTGGAGGCAGGATATTTGTCTAGAACTGCTTCATAGCAGCGTACGCGCGTGAAGTGGTCGACATCACCAGGTTTTGTCATGCCAACAACGGGATGGATGAGCAGGTTGGCTTGGGCTTCGCGCGCGGCGCGGAAGGTCAGCTCTTGGTGCGCGCGGTGGAGTGGGTTGCGCGTCTGGAAGGCGACAACCTTGCGCCAGCCGAGCTTGCGAAAATAGGCGCGCAGCTCGTTGGGCGTGTCGCGACGACCGCGGAAGTCATAGTGCACGGGCTGCTGGATGCCTGTCACGGGGCCACCGAGGTAGATCTTGCCTGCTTGGTTGTGCAAATAGTTCACGGCGGGGTGCGCATCATCGTCTGCGCCGAACACCATCTCGGCTTCGCGGGCTTTGTTTGGTTCCCAGCGGTCTGTGACTGTCATTGTGGCGAGGATGACGCCCTCTTGGTCACGCAGGGCGATATCTTGGCCAAGTTCGAGCTTGGCTGCGAAGTCCTCATTCACATCCAATGTGATAGGCATGGGCCAGAGCGCGCCGCTTTCAAGGCGCATGTTCTCAACGACGCCATCATAGTCTGCCTCGCTGAGAAAGCCTTTGAGCGGGTTGAAGCCGCCATTCATCAAAAGCTCTAGATCGCAAATCTGACGCGGTGTCAGATCGTGGCTGACCAAATCGGCAGCTTCGACTTTGAGTTTTTGGGCGCTTTCATAGGATACGTAAAGCTCGGGAATGGGGGCGAGATTGGGTGCGAACATTGTTACTACTCTTGGGCTGTGGCGAAGCGCTGACGCTCGCTCGTTATCGTTTGGTCTGGGTCAGCTATGCCAGCGACAAGGTAAATTTCAAGCTAAAGGGTGGCATTGTTGTGAAAAAGCGCCGTTTGTGAGTCATTTGGAGCGCAGGCTGTGAAACGAAAAAATCTCTAGACAGAAGTGTCTATTGTGTCGAAGCTTGTCCAAAATACAGTGAGTCGGCGGAGCAGCACGTCTCCTGTGGCCAGATGGGAGAAGAGACATGAATTCGCATTATCGCGTTGTGGTTATCGGGGGTGGCGTTGTCGGGACGTCGGTTCTGTATCATCTGGCAAAGTTTGGCTGGAAAGATGTCTGCCTTTTGGAACGTTCCGTACTGACTGCGGGGTCCAGTTGGCACGCGGCTGGCGGATTTCATGCGCTCAATGCTGATCCGAATATTGCTCAGTTGCAGGCTTATACGATTGATCTTTTTGAAGAGATTCAGGAGGAAAGCGGTCAAAATATCGGCTTGCATATGACGGGTGGCCTGACGCTTGCTGGCACGCCCGACCGTTGGGAGTGGCTCCAGTCGGCGTATCGCACGTTTCAGTCAATTGGGATTGAGGATTGTCGCCTTGTGACGCCTGAAGAGGCAGGCGAGCTTTGCCCTATCATGTCAACGGAGGGTATCCTCGGAGGGATGTGGGCAGACCGGGAGGGCTATATCGATACCACAGGTACGGTCCACGCCTATGCTGGCGCAGCCAAGAAGCGCGGTGCGAGCATTTTTGAGCACACAAAGGTCGAGAGCCTTGAGCAGACAGCAGATGGCTGGCGCCTGATCACCGATAAGGGTGAGATCACTTGCGAGCATGTTGTCAACGCGGCGGGCCTTTGGGCCAAGCAAGTGGGGCGTATGGCCGGAATCGAGCTACCTGTTGCACCGCTTAAGCATCATTATTTAATTTCTGACACGATCCCTCAGCTGGAGGAGATCGACTTTGAAGTGCCGATGACAGTCGATCTGGAGGGGTTCACTTACCTTCGTCAGGATCAGAAGGGTGTTTTGCTCGGGATCTATGAGATCGACCACGAGCACTGGGCGCTGGATGGTGCGCCTTGGGATTATGGTATTGAGCTTTTTCAAGAGCAGACCGACCGGATAGAAAACGAGCTGACGCTGGGCTTTGAGCGGTATCCAGCGCTGCAAGAGGTGGGGGTTAAGACTTGGGTCAATGGCGCGTTTACCTTTGCGCCTGATGGCAATCCGCTGGTTGGCCCTGTGCGCGGCAAGCCAGGCTATTGGTGCGCTTGTGCTGTAATGGCTGGCTTCTTGCAGGGCGGCGGTGTTGGCAAATCGCTGGCCGAATGGATCATCCATGGCGAGCCTGAAGCCGATGTCTTTGGTATGGATGTGGCGCGCTTTGGGGATTTTGCCGAGAACCGCCAGTATATCAAGGAAACGACGGGTCAGTTTTATACCCGCCGTTTCGTGATGACCTACCCGAATGAGCAGCTGCCAGCAGGGCGACCTCTCAAGATGGCACCTGCCTATAGTGATATGACCGAGGCGGGCTGTCGCTGGGGCGTAAGCTATGGACTTGAAGTGCCGCTTTACTTTGCGCCCAAAGACTTTGTCGAAACGCCCACGCTCAAGCGCTCAAATGCGCATGACCTTGTGGCTGCAGAATGCAAAGCGACACGTGAGGCTGTTGGCTTGCTTGATATCTCGGGCTTCTCGCGCTTTGAGGTGACTGGTGAGGGCGCTGAGGCGTGGCTTGACCATATCATGGCCTCCAAGCTCCCAGCGCCAGGGCGTGCAAAGCTTGCGCCAATGCTCTCGGAAGCGGGCAAGCTCAAAGGGGATCTCACGATCTTTAATTGGGGCGATGGAACCTACTGGATCATGGGCAGCTACTATCTGCGCGAATGGCATATGCGCTGGTTTGATGATCATATGGGCGAGGGTGTGACCCTAAGCGATATTTCGGACAAGATGGTGGGCTTCTCCCTCTCTGGACCAAATTCTCGCAAAGTTTTGGAGAGGCTCACTGTTGATCCGATTGGCGACCTCAAATTCATGGGGTGTGGCAGCTACGACTTGGGCTTGCTTAAGTGTAAGATTGGGCGGCTCTCGCTGACAGGAGAGCTGGGGTATGAAATCAATTGTTCGGCTTCTGAGCACATTGCTCTGCGTAAAATGCTACTTGAGGCAGGAGCTGATCTTGGCATGCGCGAGGTTGGTTTTAATGCGATGCTCAGTATGCGGCTTGAAAAGAGCTTTGGGATCTGGAGCGCGGAGTTCACCCAAGGCTATACGGCGGCGCAGACGGGTATGGACCGCTGGATTGACTGGGATAAAGAATTTGTCGGTAAAGCAGCAGCACTGGCTGAGCAAAGCGGCAGCGGCCCCGCGCAAAAGCTGGTCATGCTTGAAGTCGAGGCCGACGGGGCCGATGCGAGCGGGTATGAGCCTATCTGGTCGGGCGGCGCGCTTGTCGGGTTTGTGACCTCGGGGGGATATGGCCACACCTTGGGCAAGTCCTATGCCATGGCCATGGTCAATCGCGAGCTGACGTCGGAGGGCACTGAGCTTTTGGTGCACGTCGTTGGCGCAGAGCGTGCAGCAAAAGTCATTGCGGCTTCGCCTTGTGACCCTGCTGGCAAAGCGATGCGGGGCTGAGATGGCAGAGACCAAAGCCAACAGACCCAGACGGCGCGGACGTGCCGACGCTAAGGCTGCGCCGTTTGAGCGCAAGACGAACTATCGCAATCTGAAAAATCCGTTTCCGCCAATGAAGGTGTTTTCAGACGATCAGATTGAAAACATGCATGAAACGGCTCTTCGCACTTTGGAAGAGCTGGGGATGCGTGTGCTTTTGCCTGAAGCCATCGCGATCTTTAAGGCCGGTGGTGCGCGGGTTGTGGGTGATATGGTGTACATCGGGCGCGAGATGGTTGCTGCGGCGCTTGCGAGCGCACCAAAGTCGATTGTGGGGCGCGGGGGCGCAAGCGAGCGCGATGTAACGCTTGAGCTTGGCAGTCTCGTTTTTCAGCCAGGCGCGGGTGCGCCGAATGCAACGGATCTTGTTCGGGGGCGCCGCCCCGGTTCTGCACGTGATTTTATCGAATATACGAAAATCGCTCATCACTATGATGTCTTTCAGATGATGTCGCCCTCTGTTGAGCCACAGGATGTGCCGACGCATCTGCGGCACTACTTTACGATGCAGACGCAGTTGGAGCTGACGGATAAGTTTCCCTTCGTTTTTGCGCGTGGGACGCCGCAGACGATGGATGGGTTTCGTATGCTGCAAGACTATCGCGGTGTGGACGACGAGACGTTTCTGTCTGATCCGTATTGTTACACGATCATCAATACCAACAGCCCGCGCACGCTTGATATCCCTATGGCGCAGGGGCTGATCGATTTTGCCCGCCACGGACAGCTTTCGATTGTTACTCCCTTTACGCTGATGGGAGCGATGGCACCTATTACTGTGGCTGGGGCTATCACGCTCAGTCATTCGGAGGCTTTGGCTGGCATCACGCTTACACAACTTGTCAGATCAGGTGCGCCCGTTTGTTATGGTACCTTCACCTCCAATGTGGATATGAAATCTGGCGCGCCTGCCTTTGGAACGCCTTCGCATTTTCAAGCCAGCCTTGCAGCGGGTCAGCTCGCGCGCTTTACAGGCCTGCCTTGGCGCTCGGCTGCGGGCTCGGCCTCAAACACCAATGATGTGCAAGCGGCGAACGAAAACCAGATGGGCCTTTGGGGCTGCCTCATGGCAGGGGCGACTGTGATTATTCACTCTGCAGGGTGGCTTGAGGGTGGATTGAGCGTCTCTTATGAGAAAGTCATCACCGACGCTGAAGTGCTCAATATGATAGCGGAGCTTTGCGCCGGAGCTGAGGCAGGGCCCGATGAGATCGGCTTTGAAAAGGCGATCAGCGAGGTGCAACCATCGGGACATTTCTTCGCAACAACGCAAACGATGGAGCGTTACAACACTGCGTTTTATGAGCCGCATGTGCATGACTACGCCAACTTTGGAACATGGACAGAGCGCGGCTCAGAGGATGCGAACACGCGGGCCACTAAAGTCTGGCAGGGTATCCTTGCGGCAGACAGCCGCCCTGCGGTGGACGAAACTCGGCTGGGCACGCTACAAGACTTTATTGCCAAACGCACGGAAGAAGGCGGTGCGCCGCCTGAAAGCTGAGGGAAACCCATGTCAAAAGCACCAGCCCTTCTTTTGCACCGTGATGATCCTGACAAGCCGCCGCTTGTGGGGCACGTCAAGGTCACGCGCGAAGACTGGCTGAATGTGGCGCGGGACATATTGATCAGTGAAGGCGTGGGGCAAGTGAAGGTGCTGGGGATTGCGGAGCGGCTCGACGTCTCGCGGTCATCTTTTTATTGGTATTTCAAGAGCCGCGAAGACTTGCTCAGCCAGCTTCTAGAGGATTGGAATGCCACCAACACAGGGATCATGATCCGTCATACAGAACTCCCTGCGAAGACCATAACGGGCGCGCTTAATAACTTCTTTCGCTGTGTTGTGGACCCAGAAGGCTTCAATCCGCAACTCGACTTTGCTGTGCGGGAATGGGCGCGGCGCGACGGCTCTGTGCGGCGTGTCATTGACCGAGCTGATGCGGCGCGCCAAGATGCGATTACCAAGATGTTTGAGCGTTACGGATATGATCCAGCTGAAGCTGATATTCGCGCGCGCGTGCTGTATTATCAGCAGATCGGTTACTATGCGCTCGATCTGGCCGAAACGCTGGAAGAACGGCTGACGCGGGTTGAGGGCTATCTCTATTGCTTTACAGGCGTTCTGCCCACAGCTGAAGAAGTTGCTGATTTTAGATCGTTTTCGCGCTCGGTGGATTTAACGTGAGGCGCTTATGAGGGTTGTGAGTGGAGCTAAGCTCGCTCAGTTATTTCTGTTCTTTTCTTAGGAATGCGAGCGTGTAAGCTCTGCCAAAACAAGCGAGGCTTATCATGAGCAAAGATGCTCTTCTGCAACCCTATCAGCTCAAACATCTGACGCTGAAAAACCGCATCATGACGACAAGCCATGAGCCAGCCTATCCTGAAAACGGGATGCCAACAGAGCGCTATCGTGCCTATCACGAGGCACGCGCCAAGGCGGGGGTGGCTCTTGCAATGACGGCAGGTTCGGCGGCTGTGAGCCGTGATAGTCCACCTGTGTTTAACAATATCCTCGCTTACAAAGACGAGGTTGTCCCATGGATGCGGGCGCTGAGCGACGCGTGTCACGAACATGGCTGTGCCGTGATGATCCAGCTCACGCACCTTGGCCGCCGTACCGGTTGGAACAAAGGCGACTGGCTGCCCTCGCTTGCGCCATCGCACAGCCGTGAGCCTGCGCACCGTGCTTTTCCGAAGATGATGGAAGACTTCGATATTGTGCGGATCATCGAGGACTATGCCGATGCGGCGGAGAGGATGCAGGCCGCAGGCCTAGATGGCATTGAGCTTCAAGCTTACGGCCACCTCATCGATCAGTTCTACTCGCCCTTCACCAACGATTGGTCCGCGCCTTATGGTGGCAGCCTTGAGAACCGTATGCGCTTTGGGTTTGAGGTGCTTGACGCGATCCGCAAACGTGTTGGGGACGAATTCGTTATCGGGGTGCGCTACACTGCAGATGAAGCCGAGGAGGGTGGCATCACGCCCGAAGAGGGCCTCAAGATCGCCCATGCGCTGAAAGCGAGTGGACAGGTCGATTTTCTGAATGTGATTCGTGGGCGTATTCATACCGATCCTGCGATGACCGATGTGATTCCTGTGCAGGGGATGCGTTCGGCGCCACATCTTGATTTTGCGGGTACTGTGCGCGCTGAAACAGGTATGCCGACTTTTCATGCCGCAAGAATTCCCGATGTGGCGACAGCGCGGCATGCTGTGACTTCTGGCCTGCTTGATATGGTGGGGATGACACGTGCGCATATGGCCGACCCTTTAATTGTGACGAAAATTATGGAAGGGCGCGAAGATGATATCCGGCCCTGTGTGGGCGCGACCTATTGTTTAGATCGCATCTATCAAGCGGGTGAAGCGCTCTGCATTCATAATGCTGCCACGGGCCGCGAACTGAGTATGCCTCATGAAATTGTACCTTCTGACAGCCCCAAGAAGGTTGTGATTGTCGGAGCCGGGCCCGCAGGTCTTGAGGCGGCGCGTGTGGCCGCCGAGCGGGGGCACAATGTAACCGTTTTTGAAGCTGCGTCCGAAGCAGGTGGACAGATCCGCCTTACCGCGCAAAACAAACGCCGAGCGGAAATGATCGGGATTATTGATTGGCGGATGGCACAATGTGCAGCCCGCGACGTGCAGTTTCGCTTCAATACCTATGCCGAGGCGCAGGATGTGCTCGGGCTCGCGCCTGATGTGGTGATCATTGCGACAGGTGGCTTGCCAGAGGTCACAGTGCTTGAGGCGGGCAATGAGCTTGCTGTGACAGGATGGGACATCATTGCAGGCGATGCAAAGCCTGGTGAGAATGTGCTGATCTTTGATGATGCGGGTGACCATACAGGACTGATGGCAGCGGAAGTCATCACGGCGGCGGGTGGGCATGTCGAAATTATGACCCGTGACCGCAGCTTTGCGCCTGAAGTGATGGGAATGAATCTCGTCCCTTATATGCGCAGCCTGCAAGAGAAAGATGCGGTGTTTACGGTTGGACGAACGCTGAAAAGCCTGAGCCGTAGGGGTAACAGACTATTGGCGCAGATTGGGACGGATTATTCGAGGTACGTCTCGGACTCCGAATATGACCAAGTTATTGTCAACCA
This genomic window from Lentibacter algarum contains:
- a CDS encoding FAD-dependent oxidoreductase; its protein translation is MNSHYRVVVIGGGVVGTSVLYHLAKFGWKDVCLLERSVLTAGSSWHAAGGFHALNADPNIAQLQAYTIDLFEEIQEESGQNIGLHMTGGLTLAGTPDRWEWLQSAYRTFQSIGIEDCRLVTPEEAGELCPIMSTEGILGGMWADREGYIDTTGTVHAYAGAAKKRGASIFEHTKVESLEQTADGWRLITDKGEITCEHVVNAAGLWAKQVGRMAGIELPVAPLKHHYLISDTIPQLEEIDFEVPMTVDLEGFTYLRQDQKGVLLGIYEIDHEHWALDGAPWDYGIELFQEQTDRIENELTLGFERYPALQEVGVKTWVNGAFTFAPDGNPLVGPVRGKPGYWCACAVMAGFLQGGGVGKSLAEWIIHGEPEADVFGMDVARFGDFAENRQYIKETTGQFYTRRFVMTYPNEQLPAGRPLKMAPAYSDMTEAGCRWGVSYGLEVPLYFAPKDFVETPTLKRSNAHDLVAAECKATREAVGLLDISGFSRFEVTGEGAEAWLDHIMASKLPAPGRAKLAPMLSEAGKLKGDLTIFNWGDGTYWIMGSYYLREWHMRWFDDHMGEGVTLSDISDKMVGFSLSGPNSRKVLERLTVDPIGDLKFMGCGSYDLGLLKCKIGRLSLTGELGYEINCSASEHIALRKMLLEAGADLGMREVGFNAMLSMRLEKSFGIWSAEFTQGYTAAQTGMDRWIDWDKEFVGKAAALAEQSGSGPAQKLVMLEVEADGADASGYEPIWSGGALVGFVTSGGYGHTLGKSYAMAMVNRELTSEGTELLVHVVGAERAAKVIAASPCDPAGKAMRG
- a CDS encoding trimethylamine methyltransferase family protein encodes the protein MAETKANRPRRRGRADAKAAPFERKTNYRNLKNPFPPMKVFSDDQIENMHETALRTLEELGMRVLLPEAIAIFKAGGARVVGDMVYIGREMVAAALASAPKSIVGRGGASERDVTLELGSLVFQPGAGAPNATDLVRGRRPGSARDFIEYTKIAHHYDVFQMMSPSVEPQDVPTHLRHYFTMQTQLELTDKFPFVFARGTPQTMDGFRMLQDYRGVDDETFLSDPYCYTIINTNSPRTLDIPMAQGLIDFARHGQLSIVTPFTLMGAMAPITVAGAITLSHSEALAGITLTQLVRSGAPVCYGTFTSNVDMKSGAPAFGTPSHFQASLAAGQLARFTGLPWRSAAGSASNTNDVQAANENQMGLWGCLMAGATVIIHSAGWLEGGLSVSYEKVITDAEVLNMIAELCAGAEAGPDEIGFEKAISEVQPSGHFFATTQTMERYNTAFYEPHVHDYANFGTWTERGSEDANTRATKVWQGILAADSRPAVDETRLGTLQDFIAKRTEEGGAPPES
- a CDS encoding TetR/AcrR family transcriptional regulator; translation: MSKAPALLLHRDDPDKPPLVGHVKVTREDWLNVARDILISEGVGQVKVLGIAERLDVSRSSFYWYFKSREDLLSQLLEDWNATNTGIMIRHTELPAKTITGALNNFFRCVVDPEGFNPQLDFAVREWARRDGSVRRVIDRADAARQDAITKMFERYGYDPAEADIRARVLYYQQIGYYALDLAETLEERLTRVEGYLYCFTGVLPTAEEVADFRSFSRSVDLT
- a CDS encoding NADH:flavin oxidoreductase, with product MSKDALLQPYQLKHLTLKNRIMTTSHEPAYPENGMPTERYRAYHEARAKAGVALAMTAGSAAVSRDSPPVFNNILAYKDEVVPWMRALSDACHEHGCAVMIQLTHLGRRTGWNKGDWLPSLAPSHSREPAHRAFPKMMEDFDIVRIIEDYADAAERMQAAGLDGIELQAYGHLIDQFYSPFTNDWSAPYGGSLENRMRFGFEVLDAIRKRVGDEFVIGVRYTADEAEEGGITPEEGLKIAHALKASGQVDFLNVIRGRIHTDPAMTDVIPVQGMRSAPHLDFAGTVRAETGMPTFHAARIPDVATARHAVTSGLLDMVGMTRAHMADPLIVTKIMEGREDDIRPCVGATYCLDRIYQAGEALCIHNAATGRELSMPHEIVPSDSPKKVVIVGAGPAGLEAARVAAERGHNVTVFEAASEAGGQIRLTAQNKRRAEMIGIIDWRMAQCAARDVQFRFNTYAEAQDVLGLAPDVVIIATGGLPEVTVLEAGNELAVTGWDIIAGDAKPGENVLIFDDAGDHTGLMAAEVITAAGGHVEIMTRDRSFAPEVMGMNLVPYMRSLQEKDAVFTVGRTLKSLSRRGNRLLAQIGTDYSRYVSDSEYDQVIVNQGTLPLDELYFSLKPQASNFGEIDHEVLIGGEGKLFPQRNPEGGFVLYRIGDAVSSRNTHAAVYDALRHGICW